A DNA window from Solanum lycopersicum chromosome 3, SLM_r2.1 contains the following coding sequences:
- the LOC101266000 gene encoding uncharacterized protein has product MKEEIRKAMKELHYISKVDGLSYKDLCIHPNLDLPEGFKVPKFVTFDGTGNPLAHLKVYCDQLVGVGKNEALLMRLFGRSLSGEALEWLTSQELKQWKSWSALAKDFTERFGHNIEDALDRYYLEKIKQKSTENYREYVFRWRKEAARVQPPMSEREITEMFIHTQEPEYYERMLCMMGQKFVEIVKVGEALEDGFKTGKLTRFTVLRSNGKSTRISDMDKLKGKVEEGISNSTYERLKAMGMLHPIEGRPANPLGKFYRADHRCAYHSGAVAHDTENCSTLKHKIQNMINNNLINIEEST; this is encoded by the exons atgaaagaagagatCAGGAAAGCCATGAAGGAGTTGCACTATATTTCCAAAGTCGATGGATTAAGCTATAAGGATTTATGCATCCATCCGAATCTCGACCTCCCAGAAGGGTTCAAAGTGCCAAAGTTTGTCACTTTTGACGGAACAGGAAACCCTCTAGCACATCTGAAAGTTTATTGTGAtcaactcgtgggagttggcaaaaATGAAGCATTATTGATGCGTCTCTTTGGTCGAAGTCTAAGTGGAGAAGCTCTAGAGTGGCTTACATCACAAGAGCTGAAACAATGGAAAAGTTGGAGTGCACTCGCAAAGGATTTCACAGAAAGATTTGGACATAACATAGAAGATGCCCTAGATCGCTACTACTTGGAGAAGATCAAACAGAAGTCTACAGAAAATTATCGAGAGTATGTTTTTCGTTGGAGAAAAGAGGCCGCAAGAGTTCAACCTCCAATGTCCGAACGTGAGATCACTGAAATGTTCATTCATACTCAAGAGCCCGAGtactatgaaagaatgttgtgtatGATGGGACAAAAGTTTGTCGAGATTGTCAAAGTGGGAGAAGCTTTGGAAGATGGTTTCAAGACTGGAAAGCTCACCAGATTTACCGTATTGCGATCTAATGGAAAATCTACTAGAATTAGCGATATggataaattaaaaggaaaagtgGAGGAG GGAATCTCAAACTCAACTTATGAAAGGTTGAAAGCAATGGGTATGCTCCATCCTATAGAAGGAAGACCAGCCAATCCGTTGGGAAAATTTTACAGAGCTGACCatagatgtgcttatcattcaggaGCTGTTGCACACGACACAGAGAATTGTTCAACTCTGAAGCACAAGATACAAAACATGATCAACAACaacttgatcaatattgaggaaAGCACCTGA